One Thamnophis elegans isolate rThaEle1 chromosome 2, rThaEle1.pri, whole genome shotgun sequence genomic window, TACTGTTTTACTTGGCCCCATGGTTTCCACTTGCTTTGTGTTTTGCCTTGGAATATGTTGTTGAAAAAGATTTTGCATACAAATAAAAACTATGGCTCAGAGACAGACTTCACTTCCAAGCTTTCACATATAGAACTTTACCTCCACAATCTCGTCCTCTGCTGAGATACTGACAAAATTTTCATCGGGAGAAGACTCAACAGGAGTTGactaagaaaaaagaagagaaaactgAAAAATGTTTATGGGCAAATAGTATCCTATAAGGACAAAACATAATCTACCAAATCACATCAGTAGGATCAACAGAAACATAACCAAACATTGTTTGTCTTTATGAAATGCTAATTTACTTCTTTACTTCCTCCCTGAATGAAAAGGAGGCATTTGAAAAGATACGGAGATGATTTTCCAGGAATCAAGTTTGTGCTGTTCCCAGGACAATGACATGGTGGCTACAGACACCTTTTGGGCAACTGTCTTGAATGTTAGATGTGTCCACTCAAGCTCCATTCAAAACATGTACcggactattaaaaaaaaaccccactatgTGGGGATTTCTTTTAAAAGTGACAAGCATTATGAAGTAATTTGCCTGAATAAGTTTGCTTGCATCAAATCAGGAGCTACTTTTTTCATCCCCCTGTATTGCAGCTTCTGCTGCTGCTCGTCCCTTGatcagtctggagtttgatctaCTTACATCTCCTTCTGAAGGTACCTCACTGACAACAGCAGGGGATGCAGCCATGTCTCCATCTTCTTCTGTGCCCGGGGCTACGTAGGAACCTGACATGGAAGACATGGTATCTGTGCTGATTTCGGAGTGCTGACTTTGGGAGGAGGCCATAGACATGACTGACTGAGCCAGACTGCTACTAACAGGAtctaagggaagaagggaggtggCAGATAAggcagagtgagagagagatgttaGAGGAGCCACCCTTGCTACAGTAATATTTGCATTTCACTATGTGCAATCTTGAGCATCATTTGCTGGAATGGTGGGGTGAACTTTAACAAAAAACCATTCAGCCAGAAGTATTTATGAGTGCCCAAGTTTCAGTGGTGGTTTTGCTCTAAACAATTGCATTTCTTGTGCTGCTGGGCTCAGAATATAGTCAATAAGATCAAATATTATATCTAGCTTCTGCTGAATTGTCTCTGGACAGTTCATAAAAAAGTTTGTCCACCTCAAAACCTTACAGATTAAGTGACCCACAAACTTCTTCACAATTGCAATAGCATAGCTTTTCATCAGTTAATGAACATAATATCCTGGATTACAGGACATATAGGCAACACATATGCAAAATCATTTATTTGGAAGTAAGTTATAGAGTGGATGTGAGGCAGGTCCTTTAGCTGTATctgaaaatcttgtcaagaaaactgcaaggactagtAAGACAGTCTCCAAAAATCAACACTGAGTCAAAGGCAGAAAAATTCAACTTGCATTAaacaggaggaaagaaaaaagattagAACACCTTTTCTACTGTACCTTCTGGAGAAGaaatggtagaagaaagaggtgttcCTGTGCATGAAGATGGATCTATTGCTCCTGAGGAGGATAGGGTGATATTTTCGCTTTCAGGTGTCACACCACAATTCTGAAAAACAGGGAAACCATAATCTATAATGAAAACTATTATGAAGTAAGTATTACAAACTGGATCCAACTCAGTCACTCAGTCTGACCACTATATTAGCTTACGCTAACTAGGACACCTTCATTACTTACCAACCAACATGAGCATTACTGAGAATTCTGAAGGACATAAAGGGAAATTGGTAGATTTCCCAAGATAGCTTTAAATTAAGAAAGATGTGAGAACAAGAAGAAAATTTGGAAGATCTTGACTCATTTCCCCAAACAACTGAAACACTGGAAAAAGTTACCTTTTCAAGATCAGTCTTATCAAATGTTACACTCTAACCCAAATCTATTTCATTAGAGTAGACCAATTTTAAGAGGGGTGTTATGTGCTACCGCCTGTGGGTACAGAGAGTAACCAAAGCCCTATCACTTTCAGATAGCAAATCCTCATTACCCCTAACCAACAAAGATTTTACTCAGCATTTTTGTATCTGGCAAAGCAATTTTTAACTGAGGTGAGAGTACTTCCAGAGCTTGTAAAGTTCAGTTCTCTTTCAAGGTAGATATTTGCAAGCACCTCTGATTCTTTCCAAGTCTAAATTCACTAACATGCTTGCAGATTTAACTCCTTTATATGCAAAGGGAAAAATCTTCCTTTCCCTAATGTATCTTCTATACTGTAGGTCTGCAGGAGGAAAAAAGTGAGCAGCAGTTAGGctcaagtaatttttttttttaaaaaacaggaattttaaaataatcacCTCTCCACGAGGACAGGGAGACTTCCTTTGGGAAATCCTGACTTCAGATTCACTACAAGCCTTATCTTCTTCTTCATGTAATACCGAGGAATGTTGTGAGATTGACCTGGTGAAAACACACAAACTAAATGTAACACCTTTGTAGAAAACACACAAATTAGAATGACGGAATGGGGGTCTTCAAAAATGCTACAGAAGACTCCATTAAGAGCTAGTTAGATACATTAATAAATCTAGTGGTCGGCATAGGCCTCACAGGCACCTGTGAATAATACTTGAATCTATGACAATACTCAATGACATTCATGGCTCctcaccattttttaaattaccgtatttatcggcgtataacacgcagttttaaaactaaaattgcaagcttaaaccctgcctgcgtgttatacgccgatactccgggtggcagaagcccgggacccagtcaaattcgctgcgcaaggtgaaacggccggcagcagccctgctctcctgctgcggcttctgtttcaatagggaagaaaacttcctttcgcttcccgggcttctgccgcccggcagaagccccgggacccagtcaaattcgggaagcgaaaggaagttttcttccctactgaaacagaagccgcagcaggagagcgaggctgctgccggcccgtttcactttgcgcagcgatttgactgggtcccgggcttctgccactcgcagaagcccgggacccagtcaaattcgctgcgcaaggtgaaacgctGGCAGCatcctcgctctcctgcggccagcgtcgttttcagtcgcttcccttgtccgtcttgatttgCTGGAAGCAgtacaaacggcgcgtccgctccgcatcgccctgacaaccaccccagccggcggctgccaggcctcgctggagtcaattgcaaagctgcgttcagcgctttgaggacctgaggcatcttgggaaatgtagttccctatcagaaagaatggagtagctgcgaatttgtaacaacataatataacttggtgcttcgcaggttacgaaaatctcgtttgatttgcacactgttttttaaaagttagataaagaataTGCTGTgaaaagcgactagatagccccctccccttcctgtgtgtgagaaagggaaggagaggaaggaaggagggaggggggaggaaaagagaagggagggggggagaagatggaaggagaaaagatggatggaaggagaaagaatggaaggagaaggaggaagatggaagaagaaggaagaaaaaagaagaagggagggagaaggaagggaggtaggaagaaaaggggaaagagtgaaagagcagaaagacaaagaggatgaagttgataggcaagagggaaggggaaggaagggaaaaaaagagggagagagtgaagatgaggaagagggtttttggttttccaaaaagcagtgattctgattaagttttttgctcaaagaggtgttttttcatttcatatttgccttttaagaggagtgtaatgtttataattcatgttctaaaggttataaattttaatccaacattagtTCCGAGCTTCCCAagatcatttttttaatgaaaaaaaatttttactcaaattttgtgttaaaatggggggtgcgtgttatacgccgtgcgtgttatacgccgataaatacggtattacTTCTTTAAGAAAACTGAAATGCCTAGATGCAGGATGGGCttttgggggtttgcaggggtttgggagctAAGAtgctgtgcagttcggagaacccgcaATCCACTCCTGGCTGACCCTACCCACCTCACCCCTCCCAAGATGTCCTCCGCAGCCTTTTTTGGATGCAGTAAGTGCAAGAGCacatgcggaggctcagggagagcaaaaaacaggcctcctggggagggctgttttcgccctcatGGAGGCTTAGGAAAGCCTCTGAAACCCGGGGAgggcaaacaccccccccccctgcactgtggtgcaggaggccaactaggccctCGCCCACCATAGcgcacgcccacccagcaactattGCAGAGAAACCCCTGgctaaaattttgaagcccaccccctgCATTCATGaggatctatgttctccaatgaGAACCTAgccttttaaaaattgcaataatAATCAAATAATTGTCTGAGGGAGACCAAGCAAAACCAttgaaatctgaatctgaaaagaTTGCTGACCAAGGATCGACCAAACAGACTTAAGGAATAGGATATTGGCCATAAGGTTCTACTGCCGGCAGCTCATTTATTGTTGTGCAAGAGGGAAATGACAAGAGGTCACTTACTTGGACAGGCGTCTTCTTTAATTTATGTCCTTGACTGCCACAATCTGATAACGTTCAAGGGAAGCAGTGTCTGGATGGGAGGCAAGTGGCTGTCACTGCCATAGTGGGGTAGCATGCCTGACACATGGTTGTCCCCAAGCACACGGACTGGAAGGGCTGCTTGGGGATGGAGTGAGAGCCCATTAAGGGCTTCCAGCAAGGAGACAACCTCAGAGCCAGGAGGGGATGTTTTCTGAAGACTGGGAGGAACAGACAAGGGTATGACGAAAGAGAGGTTATTCTTAAGCAGCAGGAACTGTTACCAGGAAGCTCAAGACAGAACAGGAAGCTCAGAAAACTCTCAAAGAGTACACAAAATAGAAAAGAGACCAGGATCCCTGATGGAAGAGGAGTGGCTCTGCCACTCTGGAACAGAGGTTCTACTTCAACAACTTGTGGAAATTGGGATTGCTTTTAAAGGGAGGTTAAAAATCTTTAATCTGCATTAGCTGATAACCCATTGTTGCCCGGATATtgtatttatagggggaaattgtccggaccaaacataatttctaatgtacacacaaacacacacatagcaTTTTATATAGAGATTACTGGGTAGTAAAGGTTTTTAGTTTTTCAACCCTATTCTTTTTTAGCTGAGAGTACTGTGTCAATACATTCACATTCTCATTCATTctcaccccccctccctctccccctcccccccctctctcataacTGGTTACTGGGGCTTGAGCTACCTTTACTGAATTGATTTgcaattattatctttttttgctgtttttttaaggCTGTGCCTTGGTCATGTCATGTAATATTAATTAATAGTTGCCTAGTTTTAAGCTCTTTATTCTAAGCCAAGTAATTTGGATTTCGTAGCTTGAAATATTTAGCTGGTAGAGAAGATTATGGTGGTTTATGACCTAAAAAAAGGATAAACAGTCAGGAAGAAAAACACATGCACACTAAGCACAGTCTTTctgaacataaataaaataaaaaagacctTTGTGGTCACACTCTTCTATACTTCTGCAGCTGAATCACTATAATTTAAAATGCCTTACAGCTTTGAATATTGCAACTTAGTTATTGAGATATTCTAGTTCTTCCCTAAACTTCATACTGGATCTGTGCTTAAGTGTGCCATGCACATAAAAATATGGTGCTAGCAACTGCCTTAATCATCTCATCTGCCGAGATGCCGGCAAGTTCTCTAGCTCCTGGGTTCCCGCTTCTGGCGCATCATGTTTACTAGCTTGATTCTGCTTGGGGAATGACTGTTATGCTCCCTGAGCAACCTGGAGGAAAAGATGGcaattttttcatatttatttttagaaaatatatttgccttttcactgtttttaaaaatcccaaggaggattttttttttttgcttctttcttctttagCACTTGTACAAGTTAAAATGTttaaacaaacacattttttctTCCATAGTTGTGAAAAATACTATGCCTCTGAAATTTACTACTACTCTATTGTCTCTCACACTTTGGTATAATTAATTTGGGAAGATAGTATAGTTGTGCAATTGGTTCTCGTTCTGCACAATGAACGTATCTTAAGTCTATTCTTTTTCACAGTTTTACACATGCAATGAACATGACTGGAAAGGAAAGACAGAAAAATCCATTTAAATATCGCCCTTCTTCTCAAACGCAAGCAGGTCACAATAAATACTACTTGAATTGGTTCTTATTTGTCTTCAGAGTTTTTCAGTGGATTTAGATAAGATCTGGGCTTGCCATTTCCAGTTCTAATGTCATTACAACTTCATTGTCAGTGGCATTTCTTTCTGGATTACTCCTCTACAGAAAAGGTGGAATTGGGGGGGAAAAGCTTCACGGTGCTCAACTCTTCTCCCAAAAGAATGAGCAGCCCAGAAGACCATCTCAGCCAAGACGGAATAAGATCAGCATCTGAACAATCAAACAAACCCATACTCACTGAATGTTCCTCTGAATCGGATGTCTGGGATGCAATGATGGGGTTGAAGTTGGTGGGGGAGAGGGgtcccatttttttcctcatgGCTCTGATCTGTAACAAGGCCCGAAATGCTGTGAGGAAGAAACGGGAGAGGGATGGAGAAGGACATTTTAAATTCTGCTAGAAATCTCTCTGAAAAACCACCCAAGGTAATAAGGTGACTGTGACCACTAAAATACAAGTCAAATATGATCACAGTTGGCTGCACTtctgataccctgtttccctgaaaaaaagacctccccggataataagtccagtggggcttttgagtgcatgccctaaaataagcccttcccaaaaatattgcaacacaacagcagccatgagatgaccacctcaaaaataataagacctccatgaaaatattgcaacacagcagcagccagtgaatattttggggatcaaaagaaaataagaccctatcttattttcggggaaacacggtagtgggttgttaaaaattaaataatttagcaatagcaatagcagttagacttatataccgcttcatagggctttcagccctctctaagcggtttacagagtcagcatattgcccccaacaacaatccgggtcctcattttacccacctcggaaggatggaaggctgagtcaaccctgagccggtgaggtttgaacagccgaactgcagaactgcagtcagctgaagtagcctgcagtgctgcatttaaccactgcgccaccttggctctgtttcAGCCTATCTCGGGTGTAGGCAATTGCTCATTTCTCAAAGTGAGAGGATCAAACATACATCGGATCTTCCAGAGAGGACCCAatcttaacattaaaaaaaaaaaaagatcaggacTTACGTAATCTGCAGATGGGACAATTGTTAGCTTGATAGCGCAAGGTGTCAGCACAAGTGTTGCAGAGACAGAGATGGCGGCAAGGTAAGATCAAGGTGTCTCGGACATCGGAGAGGCAGACTACACACTCTGCACTATTGTCACTCACCTCATCCTCTGCCACCTGGATTAGAAAAGCTTGCTGGTATGCATGTCCTTACAAACATGTGTCCATAGTGAattaaggaagggagggagggaggggaggaagaaagggagggagggaaggagaggaagggagggagagaaggaagggaggaagaaaggaagggagaaagggaagggagggaggaagaaaagaagggagggagggagggaagggtttTAACATGGAAACTTCCAGACAATCTGGTTGAGACTTTGTACAACATGTACATTATTCTGCACATTTAGCTCTAGTTCTCACCTTTGAATcctgtgtgttatatttgttttctatCCCATAAATTTCCTGAAGGAGATAGCTCACTCCATCCACCTAGAAAAAGCACAGCACTGAAATTATATGGGAAAGTAAGGGTCGAAAGGGGATATGAAACTCCAGAAAGAAAGACTGTGAAacaattttcttctttctgtttttttccccagtgaaaAACTGCATTATCTAACTTGAACAGGCACCTTTCCATAATAGGAGAAAAATGCTTAGAGTGAAAACCTTTGGTTTTTATCCACTGGTTGGTTAAAAGCTCATTGCAACCAATGTGTTGGAAATGGGCTGGATGGCCATCAAATTCCTTGCCGCTGCACAAGGAGCTTTCCCTAAAAAGTAACAGGAACCAGTACGTGCGGGAAAACAGAGAACCTGATCCCACCAGCCACACACTCACCACTTGCTTTTGTTTGAGGGGTTTCACACAAAAGCCGCCATCCGCATGCTGAGAGGAAGAAATACAAATGTTCAGGTGGACTTCAACGACACAGTCCATCAAAAGAAATTCTAGAGGACaggtgtgatgaaactcactccCTAAAACACAATTGTACTCCACAAAGAAAATGTCTCCTATTCATATCAtccctgcctttttctttttaacaatcaCTCTCCTTTTAACTCAGACCATTTTACTCACCCAGCATTATTCTACGAAATTGGCACTGCTCAAAAAAGACCCCTGTAGTTGTGTTATCTTCCTGTTCTTCATTATATATCTTTAACCTTGTAActatatattttactttatttattacattGATTCAACCTGCATACATTCAACATGGAAATTTAGATTCATGCATTTTGCACATTGGATCAGCAAGAGCGCAATGTTTACCTTCTCAAAAGTTGCCAGCAATACATGGCAGTGACCCATATGCTCTGCAAGACAAGATCCAAAATTGAGGTTCAGGATGATACATAACTTTCCAGAAATTGACGTGGACTGCTACATTTTTCCCCTGCGGTTGTCCTTAATAGTAGTAGTCTTAATTGACCATAATTATAACCAGGgtaattaaatatacatatatggtTCATTACAGATTCCTTTCTAAGGGTTTCAGTTACTAATGATATTCAACAGGACACAAAATCAATTTAATCGGCAGTAATTTTTAGAATGTACAGTGGCAACTTGCAAGACATGTCAATTCAGCTTCCTATCGCGATCCAATCAACATCTGGAGGATGCTGATTATTTGCACGCATTCCAGTTTAGCTTTCAATAGAGATATGATACTGAAATTGCTTTATTCATCTTAACGAAAGGTCTATACTTGAAACTGGCTGAGAAGACTGAGCCCATTAATTCTCCTGGATCTGTAACCAATTTTTGATAcattgaccatggtattcttTCTGAACTTTCAGAGAAGATTGGGCTCTATAGTGGTTCCAGCCTCTCCATGTCTAGAAAGTGATGCTGAGGGTTTATTGTACTTTGACTGATAGGATGGCAGCAtcttacaggatccaatctggaacaCATCCTATTCAACagctacatgaaaccactggagGAAGTCATCTGCAGCTTAATAAATGGGTTGTAGAATGCTTAGCGGGCATGAAATGCTATcatcttcactaccagtttgggggcggggggggagagagagagagagagagagaatgagaatgtgtgcacacacactctAGTGGTGCAAAATTGTCTACcccagagagaaagggggagggagggggagagaaagagagagagagagagaatgagaatgagtgTGCATACACTCTAGTGGTACAAAATTGTCTATCCCAGAATATTCTAATCCATTTCAGGGGTTGCAGAAGAGATCTCATATGTTGCAACAGGCAGATTAGTGGATTGAGCTACCCCAGAACATGAGGACTAGGCAGAAAGTTCTGGGATAAAAAACTCTGCATTCCTTGGTCTTCTTTTCCATGTTCTCAGGCAATGAAACACATCCATAGGAAATACATCCCTTGTCCAACTTCTCACAAAATTAAGACAGTGTGTAGATGTAGCTTCTTTACCAAGCTATTGCTCAGGGATtaaattttcaattttaattctctaatttttttaaaccttGCTTGTCACAATTTCTTTGAACAGAAAGTAAACTGTATACCAAatagaataaacaaataaataaagcatgaACATGAACCTTAAGAGCATCCTTACCATCTCCCTCATCTACCACTGCAAGAACCACCATGGGATATATTTCGCGGTCCAGATCAAAGCTCAGCTGCAAAGAATGAGAGGCCTGAAGTAAAAAGGCAAGTGATCTTAGAGAGTAAAATACTGGTAGCACCAGCAGAATTATAGTAATCCACTCATGTGCCCAGCAAGCATTACCACAGGTGTGCAATACTAGAAATGCAGGCACCCTGGGGAGTCCTCATTTAGCACAAAATGTCTGGAAACactctgatttttaaaaagacaatcatACAGTACACATGTGTTACTCCATTAATGTAAAACAGTATACTTTGTTCCCCGATAAAGATCTCTATTTTATACAGCATGCACGGGCCCTGATGAAATATGAATCAAATAGGATACTTGCTCAAAAAAGTAATTCCTCACTATTAATTTCTTTGAAGCATGCGTCTTCCTTACCTCTTCTTCAGTCCATTCTGAGGGATCAATGCTATGGGAAGGCAAACAGAACTGCTGGCATACACCTCGCTTATAATGGACAGTCTCGGAGTGTAAACTGCTCTCCTTGGGGATATAACTATAAGAAAAAAGTGGATAACCCAGAGTGAACAATCCCACACATGCTCTTATCTTCCCAAACTAGGAGGGGGTCTTCCAAGATATGAAGCATCATCTTCAGACAGCATTTAAAGCCACCTCCTGACTGAcccaattttttttcctattctagcaataaagttatttctgcttgtctgtaatatattttattgatacagttgttttatcattttaattgcAATGCTGCTCTGAAGAATCACTAAGCCACTGAAAGATGTGTAAAAAAAAGTCACCCCTAAACAATTAATGTTGTTATTGGGCTATCAGTTAATTTGATTCTTGGTGGTTACAAAAACAAGTCTCTGGAATTTTCTTAGCAACATTTTTCAGAAATAGCTTGCCAAttctttcttcctagggctgggagagaacgtctggcccaaagtcactcagccatcTTCTGGGCCTAAGACGAGACTAGAACTTAGTCTCGCAACATATAACCAGCACTTTTAACCATGTGGCTATCATAAACTAATATAACTAATGCAGATATCACCCAGAAAACAGCTCTTCTTTCAGACATGATATCAATATCACGTTTTCATTTTGTGTTACTCCCCCTTTAATTTGCTATTATCATGCTTATTAGAATATAATTTCTCAAATGGAAAATAGTCATAAAGAGGTCCTATTTTCAAGGCCATCCAACCTGCAGCCTTCGTTCATTTTTCAGCTCTGCTGATTGATTAGGAGGCCCTTATTTGCATCTTTGTAACATCAGCATATTTAAGCTGGCTTCCATGAACACTTCCACAATAGCACTGTTTTCAGAATCTGCAGTGATGCATCACAAACCAATTCACGGGGCATAGGGTCCT contains:
- the RNF157 gene encoding LOW QUALITY PROTEIN: E3 ubiquitin ligase RNF157 (The sequence of the model RefSeq protein was modified relative to this genomic sequence to represent the inferred CDS: inserted 2 bases in 1 codon; deleted 2 bases in 2 codons), whose product is MGGEKFDSTHPEGYLFGENSDLNFLGNRPVPFPYAAPPPQEPVKTLRSLINIRKDTLRLVKCTEEVKSPGEEVSKAKVQYNVEFTFDTDARVAITIYYQATEEFQNGVVSYIPKESSLHSETVHYKRGVCQQFCLPSHSIDPSEWTEEELSFDLDREIYPMVVLAVVDEGDEHMGHCHVLLATFEKHADGGFCVKPLKQKQVVDGVSYLLQEIYGIENKYNTQDSKVAEDEVSDNSAECVVCLSDVRDTLILPCRHLCLCNTCADTLRYQANNCPICRLPFRALLQIRAMRKKMGPLSPTNFNPIIASQTSDSEEHSSSENIPPGSEVVSLLEALNGLSLHPQAALPVRVLGDNHVSGMLPHYGSDSHLPPIQTLLPLNXLSDCGSQGHKLKKTLCVFTRSISQHSSVLHEEEDKACSESEVRISQRKSPCPRGENCGVTPESENITLSSSGAIDPSSCTGTPLSSTISSPEDPVSSSLAQSVMSMASSQSQHSEISTDTMSSMSGSYVAPGTEEDGDMAASPAVVSEVPSEGDSTPVESSPDENFVSISAEDEIVEGNDVREEEDASPTQEDGQRTGAYLGMECDNNNDIGNASVKVLDNKVCSEARLPDLPTSADNSPNHSQMLRHPFSDNADLEFAEDMQHMLGPLCHQYQKEKIMILNTLHNNKSSKVVGTNFIKYCRSYDTYFK